From a single Nematostella vectensis chromosome 3, jaNemVect1.1, whole genome shotgun sequence genomic region:
- the LOC5513847 gene encoding alpha-1B adrenergic receptor, which translates to MSSLTGYGNVSLTDAPVTLNATETNYGNIFLNGTNTSAALSSMETVLFACFYFLICVFATFGNLLVLAAIARNRCLQTPSNYLLANLAITDSLQGMISIPLRIAELLLATSNITLLCQISIPISTIFGSTSNITILFISIERFVAILFPYFYYSAVTPNTIFVTIAGGWTCTVILGLLPSLGWGGIVPATEQALCRFPSFLTRQYITTLFIIVHFIPITTVICLYGFILRASLRHSRRIHVQEQCLQKGLSTPHESTFTENSAISTMNQEKNAAIKRSYKQQKAARMVAILVGMFIVLVVPIILIDLIEMVGGPSAPSPVIKITICMIYANHCINVFIYAGCNRDYKRAFKVIISSILNFLKGLLCRKHCFQNIK; encoded by the coding sequence ATGAGTAGTTTGACGGGATATGGAAACGTTTCTCTCACTGACGCTCCAGTAACACTGAATGCTACGGAGACAAACTATGGAAATATTTTCCTCAACGGCACTAATACTTCAGCAGCACTGAGCTCTATGGAAACAGTGTTATTtgcgtgtttttattttctcatctgTGTTTTTGCAACGTTTGGGAATCTGCTTGTTCTGGCGGCGATAGCTAGGAACCGCTGTCTTCAAACTCCCAGTAACTACCTCCTGGCGAACCTTGCAATCACGGATAGTTTACAAGGAATGATATCCATCCCCCTTCGCATCGCAGAATTGCTCTTGGCAACAAGCAATATCACCCTACTTTGCCAAATTTCCATCCCTATTTCTACCATCTTCGGCAGCACTTCCAACATTACCATTCTATTCATCAGTATTGAGCGTTTCGTGGCTATACTTTTCCCGTATTTCTATTACAGCGCTGTAACACCCAACACTATCTTTGTGACTATCGCTGGGGGCTGGACGTGCACTGTGATTCTTGGTCTTCTCCCTTCTCTAGGCTGGGGCGGAATTGTACCAGCAACTGAGCAAGCGTTGTGCAGATTTCCATCATTTTTAACTCGACAGTACATCACGACATTGTTCATCATAGTCCACTTTATTCCCATCACTACGGTAATATGCCTGTATGGGTTTATCTTACGCGCAAGCCTGAGGCATTCTCGGCGTATTCACGTGCAAGAACAATGCCTGCAAAAAGGCCTCTCCACGCCCCATGAGAGCACCTTCACCGAGAATTCTGCCATTTCAACGATGAACCAAGAAAAGAACGCAGCCATCAAACGGAGCTACAAGCAGCAGAAAGCGGCCAGAATGGTAGCGATACTTGTGGGGATGTTTATCGTTCTGGTGGTGCCAATCATTTTGATTGACTTAATTGAGATGGTTGGCGGCCCATCTGCCCCGTCCCCCGTGATCAAGATCACTATTTGCATGATCTATGCTAATCATTGCATCAACGTGTTCATCTATGCTGGCTGCAACAGGGACTACAAACGAGCATTCAAGGTGATCATCTCGAGTATTTTGAACTTCTTAAAAGGGTTACTTTGCAGAAAGCACTGCttccaaaatatcaaatag
- the LOC5513859 gene encoding adenosine receptor A1 produces MDTSINRTLRLLLTGNLSTSSEQAEDGLTTRELAIYGATLCFYIVVMVTAVLGNLLVLMATFQNQNLRDSATNLLLANLAVADFCQGAISLPLRIAEEVMSNFYLCRVSIPTTIFFGGTSNLTILFISIERFVSIYRPYAYCRIFTDMVVKVVIAFSWITVAAFSLTSASSIVWRRHISSSCRFPVYLSKAYILALYIYVHIVPITLVILLYGFILKASCIQTRRIYGQQLSVTSNSGSFEMEERSRVLQRLAHLKAIKVVSVVVGLFIVLVLPIIIIDAVEILGGGRPPEGFVKGAVCLIYANNCVNVFVYAGFNQEYRQTFKRILNKFKLALFGRCVRSYA; encoded by the coding sequence ATGGATACTTCAATTAACCGAACGCTGCGTCTTTTGTTGACGGGGAATTTGTCTACGTCCAGTGAACAGGCCGAAGATGGTCTTACCACAAGAGAACTCGCCATTTATGGCGCTACTCTGTGCTTCTATATCGTTGTGATGGTTACCGCTGTATTGGGGAACCTCTTGGTTCTTATGGCCACATTTCAGAATCAAAATCTCAGAGATTCGGCCACTAATCTACTTCTTGCCAATCTAGCTGTCGCAGATTTTTGCCAAGGAGCGATATCTCTACCTTTGAGGATAGCAGAAGAAGTCATGAGTAATTTCTATTTGTGTCGCGTCTCTATTCCTACAACTATTTTCTTTGGCGGGACCTCCAACCTGACTATTCTGTTCATCAGCATTGAACGATTTGTTTCTATTTACCGGCCATATGCTTATTGCCGTATTTTCACGGACATGGTTGTCAAAGTTGTCATTGCGTTTAGCTGGATAACAGTTGCCGCATTCTCACTAACATCGGCTAGCAGTATTGTATGGAGAAGACACATCTCAAGCTCATGTCGCTTTCCTGTGTACTTATCAAAAGCTTACATTTTGGCGTTGTACATCTACGTTCACATCGTTCCCATTACGCTAGTGATCTTATTGTACGGATTTATACTTAAAGCCAGCTGTATCCAAACTCGTCGAATCTACGGACAGCAATTATCTGTCACTTCAAACTCAGGATCGTTTGAGATGGAAGAAAGATCTCGAGTTTTGCAACGCCTAGCGCACTTGAAGGCAATCAAGGTTGTTTCGGTCGTGGTCGGACTGTTTATTGTTCTCGTTCTTCctattattatcattgatGCAGTGGAGATCCTTGGTGGTGGGAGGCCTCCTGAAGGTTTTGTTAAGGGTGCAGTGTGTTTGATCTACGCTAACAACTGTGTAAACGTATTTGTTTACGCTGGGTTCAACCAAGAGTACAGGCAAACGTTCAAGAGGATCTTGAACAAATTTAAGCTTGCCCTGTTTGGGCGCTGCGTTCGCAGTTACGCCTGA
- the LOC116619080 gene encoding putative ammonium transporter 3, with amino-acid sequence MNFTNATASSTTQATLRESRVMQGPGDAVWILTSAFIIFTMISGFGLVESGMVSRKNEANIMVKNALDVIFGGLGFWMFGFAFTFGKDPKHTNAFSGFGRFFTDADENDMGEIFSLYLFQASFATTATTIVSGAVAERMNLKAYTVFAFTNTLTYCFPAHWVWGEKGWLKDMGVVDMGGASPVHLVGGVAGLVATLMLKPRSGRFSGRKNKDEWKHDMASPTNVLLGMFMLWWGWLGFNCGSTFGVSGGKWKLASRSAVCTLNASCGGGVFATLYSYIILKKLDIPLFMSGILGSLVSITAICGVVRPGESLLIGFIGAAIAICGWRLLERYCIDDPVGAIPIHAGGSIWGMIAVGMFVEIDRLENTFSNTYGAFKGGHVKILGIQLLACVVISAWTVVTVALQFKVIDLVFGLRLTLREELLGADAHEHGITQQIPRLIKLTKFTKNKVTAALRFRAGRVAPDDKESDKPKTGHKGPIRDSAGKLISRRDETEEEETQAEIEKQLQPQERRPRSKKNGRRPTVKIIITPAD; translated from the exons ATGAATTTCACAAATGCGACAGCTTCTTCTACGACGCAAGCAACACTTCGTGAAAGCCGTGTGATGCAAGGGCCTGGTGATGCTGTATGGATCTTGACAAGCGCtttcatcattttcactatGATCTCCGGATTCGGACTGGTCGAGTCGG GAATGGTTTCGCGGAAAAACGAAGCCAACATCATGGTGAAGAACGCTCTGGACGTCATCTTTGGCGGACTGGGGTTCTGGATGTTTGGCTTCGCGTTCACCTTCGGAAAAGACCCGAAGCACACCAATGCCTTTTCTGGATTCGGCCGATTCTTCACCGACGCCGACGAAAACGACATGGGCGAAATCTTTTCCCTATATCTTTTCCAAGCGTCGTTTGCAACAACTGCAACCACCATCGTGTCTGGGGCAGTGGCCGAGCGAATGAACCTCAAGGCATACACGGTGTTCGCTTTTACTAACACCTTGACCTATTGTTTCCCGGCGCACTGGGTGTGGGGTGAAAAAGGGTGGCTGAAAGATATGGGTGTGGTTGACATGGGGGGTGCCAGCCCCGTGCATCTTGTGGGAGGGGTCGCGGGTCTTGTCGCAACTTTGATGTTGAAGCCGCGGTCTGGTAGATTTAGTGGACGCAAGAATAAAGACGAATGGAAACATGACATGGCTTCTCCTACTAATGTGCTACTAG GAATGTTCATGCTGTGGTGGGGTTGGCTCGGCTTCAACTGCGGCAGCACATTTGGGGTCAGCGGTGGCAAGTGGAAACTAGCGTCTCGGTCAGCGGTATGCACGCTGAATGCCTCGTGTGGGGGCGGGGTGTTTGCCACTCTCTACAGCTacattattttgaaaaa GCTTGACATCCCTCTCTTCATGTCTGGTATACTAGGGAGTCTGGTAAGCATCACGGCCATCTGCGGCGTAGTGCGGCCTGGAGAAAGCCTGCTCATTGGCTTCATCGGCGCTGCCATCGCTATATGTGGCTGGCGTCTACTAGAGCGCTACTGCATCGACGATCCCGTGGGGGCCATCCCGATACACGCGGGTGGATCCATATGGGGTATGATCGCAGTCGGGATGTTTGTCGAGATAGACAGACTTGAGAACACCTTTTCCAATACTTACGGTGCGTTCAAAGGCGGACACGTAAAGATCCTTGGAATCCAGCTTCTCGCCTGTGTTGTGATTTCTGCATGGACTGTGGTTACGGTGGCTTTGCAGTTTAAAGTAATTGACTTGGTGTTTGGATTGCGACTGACTCTGCGTGAGGAGTTGCTTGGCGCCGATGCCCACGAACACGGCATTACACAGCAGATCCCTCGGCTTATCAAACTCACAAAGTTCACCAAGAATAAAGTGACGGCGGCGTTGAGGTTCAGAGCAGGGCGTGTTGCACCAGATGATAAGGAATCCGATAAACCGAAAACTGGTCACAAAGGACCCATACGAGACTCTGCTGGAAAACTGATctcacgaagggacgaaactGAGGAGGAAGAGACCCAGGCTGAGATCGAGAAACAACTGCAACCACAAGAGAGAAGACCCAGAAGTAAGAAAAATGGAAGAAGACCAACTGTTAAGATTATAATAACACCAGCAGACTGA